A single Xenopus laevis strain J_2021 chromosome 3S, Xenopus_laevis_v10.1, whole genome shotgun sequence DNA region contains:
- the chrnb4.S gene encoding neuronal acetylcholine receptor subunit beta-4 codes for MRNQSFLLLLLTALLCINCCKAADSEERLMNNLLRKDKYNKLIRPAYNNSQLVAIQLQLSLAQLISVNEREQIMTTNVWINQEWMDYRLTWNPADYDGIKKLRIPSQQIWLPDIVLYNNADGTYEVSLFTNAIVQNNGSVAWLPPAIYKSACKIEVKHFPFDQQNCTLKFRSWTYDYTEIDLVLSTGWATMDDFTPSGEWDIIELPGRRTICPLDPTYVDLTYDFIIKRKPLFYTINLIIPCILITSLAILVFYLPSDCGQKMTLCISVLLALTVFLLLISKIVPPTSLDVPLIGKYLMFTMVLVTFSIVTSVCVLNVHHRSPSTHTMPPWVKNCFLERLPVFLFMKRPENSSATQKLRNYRSMQIESFRNSNYFVNMTTARPCDHMVNNPSENVQNQEFRYRYPRRYNSGVHEAMDGVKFISEHMKSEDEEQSIIEDWKYVAMVVDRLFLWIFIIVCIVGTVGLFMQPLIQNHTPPDYH; via the exons ATGAGGAATCAGTCTTTCCTGCTCTTATTGCTGACAGCTcttctctgtataaact GCTGCAAAGCAGCAGATTCAGAGGAACGATTAATGAATAATCTTCTACGAAAAGACAAATACAATAAACTCATTCGTCCAGCTTATAACAATTCTCAGCTGGTCGCTATTCAGCTCCAGTTGTCTCTGGCACAACTCATCAGTGTG AATGAACGAGAACAGATTATGACAACAAATGTGTGGATTAATCAG GAGTGGATGGACTACCGTCTGACATGGAATCCAGCTGATTATGATGGTATAAAGAAACTTCGAATCCCATCTCAACAGATCTGGCTACCGGACATTGTGCTTTACAATAA TGCTGATGGCACATATGAAGTATCCTTGTTTACCAATGCAATTGTTCAAAATAATGGTAGCGTGGCTTGGCTACCCCCAGCCATTTATAAAAGTGCATGCAAGATAGAAGTAAAACACTTTCCCTTCGACCAACAAAACTGCACTCTGAAGTTCCGCTCATGGACTTACGATTACACAGAAATAGACCTTGTGCTGAGCACAGGCTGGGCCACTATGGATGATTTCACACCCAGTGGAGAGTGGGACATCATAGAGCTGCCGGGAAGAAGAACTATCTGCCCCTTGGATCCAACTTATGTTGATTTAACCTATGATTTTATTATCAAGAGGAAACCTCTATTCTATACTATCAACTTGATTATTCCTTGCATTCTTATTACTTCATTGGCTATACTAGTGTTTTACCTTCCATCTGACTGTGGACAGAAAATGACTTTGTGTATATCCGTTCTTCTTGCTTTGACTGTGTTCTTACTCTTGATCTCCAAAATTGTTCCACCAACTTCACTGGATGTTCCACTTATTGGAAAATATCTTATGTTTACTATGGTGTTGGTAACATTTTCTATTGTTACTAGTGTTTGCGTTCTTAATGTTCACCATAGGTCTCCAAGCACACACACCATGCCACCATGGGTAAAAAACTGCTTTCTTGAGAGACTTCCTGTATTCCTCTTTATGAAAAGACCAGAAAACAGCTCAGCCACTCAAAAACTCCGCAACTATAGGAGCATGCAAATTGAATCATTCCGAAACTCAAACTACTTTGTAAACATGACAACTGCAAGACCATGTGACCATATGGTCAACAATCCATCAGAAAATGTCCAAAATCAAGAATTTCGATATAGATATCCTAGAAGGTATAATTCAGGAGTTCATGAAGCGATGGATGGTGTAAAGTTTATATCAGAGCACATGAAAAGTGAAGATGAAGAACAAAGT ATAATCGAGGACTGGAAATATGTTGCAATGGTTGTGGACAGGCTGTTTCTTTGGATATTTATCATTGTGTGCATAGTAGGCACTGTTGGACTTTTCATGCAGCCATTAATTCAGAACCATACGCCACCTGATTACCATTGA
- the LOC108712339 gene encoding neuronal acetylcholine receptor subunit alpha-3, giving the protein MGELNGLFICFYPLLLSAGLLCSNVEHRLYEVLLKSYNPYIRPVKNVSDPVILHFEVSMSQLVKVDEVNQIMETNLWLKHLWNDYKLKWNPSEYGGIEFLRIPASQIWRPDIVLYNNAVGAFRVDDKAKAVVKYSGDVTWIPPAIFKSSCKIDVTFFPFDYQNCSLKFGSWTYDKANIDLVMIGSEINLKEFWESGEWVIINAPGYKHEIKYNCCVEIYQDITYSLYIKRLPLFYTIYIIIPCLLISCLTILVFYLPSDCGEKVNLCMSVLLSLTVFLLVITEIIPSTSLVIPLIGEYLLFTMIFVTLSIVITVFVLNVHYRTPKTHTMPQWVKKIFLHLLPKIMCMTRPEKQLYALKPKANLDICNINSISSSEIRSCQDQLYYQDSSCACGQLRRLYTSRDSSLESVYSLGLHSGPGLSPEIREAIENVRFIAENMKAQDEAKEIQDDWKYVAMVIDRIFLWVFVLVCILGTTGLFLQPLLFSD; this is encoded by the exons ATGGGGGAATTGAATGGACTCTTCATCTGCTTTTATCCCCTCTTACTGAGTGCAG GATTACTTTGCTCAAATGTAGAACACCGCCTTTATGAGGTTTTGTTGAAGTCCTACAATCCATATATTCGGCCTGTGAAGAATGTGTCTGATCCAGTCATTCTTCATTTTGAAGTATCAATGTCTCAGCTTGTTAAAGTG GATGAAGTTAACCAGATCATGGAAACTAACCTGTGGTTAAAACAT CTATGGAATGACTACAAGTTGAAATGGAACCCAAGTGAATATGGTGGTATTGAATTTCTTCGAATTCCTGCCAGTCAGATCTGGAGACCTGATATTGTCCTGTATAACAA TGCAGTGGGAGCATTCCGTGTGGATGATAAAGCCAAAGCAGTGGTGAAATATTCAGGAGACGTGACCTGGATCCCTCCAGCAATATTCAAGAGTTCCTGTAAGATAGATGTCACCTTTTTCCCCTTTGACTACCAGAACTGTTCCTTAAAGTTTGGTTCCTGGACCTACGACAAAGCAAATATTGATCTTGTGATGATTGGTTCTGAAATTAACCTGAAAGAATTCTGGGAAAGTGGAGAATGGGTCATTATCAATGCTCCAGGATACAAGCATGAAATTAAGTACAACTGTTGTGTGGAAATCTACCAGGATATCACGTATTCCTTGTACATAAAACGACTGCCATTATTCTATACTATTTATATAATAATCCCATGCCTTCTTATCTCCTGCTTGACTATCTTGGTTTTCTATTTGCCTTCTGATTGTGGAGAGAAAGTTAACCTATGTATGTCTGTTCTTTTATCTTTAACAGTCTTTCTTCTGGTTATAACAGAAATCATTCCCTCTACGTCACTAGTCATCCCGCTTATAGGTGAATATCTGCTTTTTACAATGATATTCGTAACCCTTTCTATAGTTATAACTGTATTTGTGCTGAATGTACACTACAGAACTCCAAAGACACATACCATGCCCCAGTGGGTAAAGAAGATCTTCTTGCACTTGCTTCCAAAAATTATGTGTATGACTAGGCCAGAAAAGCAATTGTATGCTTTGAAGCCAAAAGCAAACTTGGACATTTGCAACATAAATAGTATTAGCAGTTCTGAGATCCGAAGCTGTCAAGACCAATTGTATTATCAGGACAGTTCATGCGCATGTGGCCAGCTGAGGAGGCTGTACACCTCAAGAGATTCCAGCTTAGAATCTGTGTACAGTCTGGGTTTGCATTCAGGTCCAGGACTATCACCAGAGATAAGAGAAGCCATAGAAAATGTACGTTTTATTGCTGAGAACATGAAGGCACAGGATGAAGCCAAGGAG